The window GTTGGAGGCCGAGCGCAGCGGGACCGCGAACGGCGTCTCCCTGGTGTTCAGCACGATCGCCAGCACACCGGCGATCATCGCGGTGACCGCGGTGGTCGCCTGCGTCCTCGCGCTGACCCTGCGCCGGTGGCGGGAGCCGGCATTCCTGATCGGGGCGGTGACCGCACAAGCCCTGATCTTCCTGTTCACCACGTTGGCGATCGACCGGCCACGCCCGGCGGTCGAGCACATGGACGTGTCCCCGCCCACCTCCAGTTTCCCGTCCGGGCACACCTCGGCGGCCGTCGCGCTCTACTGCGGCCTGGCCCTCGTGCTGGCGCTGCGCGCCCGGCGTACGTCGACGAAGGTCGCCTGGTGGTCACTGCTGGTGGCGGTGCCGATCGGGGTGGCCCTAACCCGGATGTACCGGGGAATGCACCATCCCAGCGACGTGGTCGGTTCGTTCGTCAACGCCGGCACCTGCATCGTCATCATGGCGCGGGGCGTCCTGGACCGGACGGTCCGGTGGGGACGTGAGCACGTGCCGGGCAGGCGCACCGCCCGCAACCGCCAGCGGGTGAGCGCCGGGACCACGTAGCGCGTCCGTCCCTTGTAGGCTTCCGGCCGCTCGAAGTTGGTTCTGAGAGAGGCTGACGTTGCTCGCACATCTGCTGCCCGGCTTTCGAGAGGTGCGCGCACCTCTGATCGCGGGATACGTCTGGGTACTGGCGGTCTGGATCGCCGTCGGCGAGAGCATTCTCGACCTTCAGCCGTACCCGCCGGCGCTGGAGAGCCTGGTCCAGCTCGGTAACTGGCTCGGCAAGACGGTCCTGCTCGGCGCGGTCAGCGTCTGCGCGTACATCATCGGAATCATCTCGAACACGACAAACAGGTTGCTGGAGCCCCGGCTTCTGGCATCCGGTTGGGACCACCGGAAGGTCGTCGCCCTGGCTCGCGGCAGCGCGCTGCGCCGGATCGACTCCAGTACGCGCTGCCCCGGTCCCCGCTCGGTCAGTCGACCGCTGTTCGAGATGTTCCGCAAGCGGGCGATCGAGCGCTACTCCATCGCCGTCGACTACCGCGACCAGTGCCTCCAACTGGTCGACAGGGCGCGGCAGACCCTGCCGTCGCGGCACCCCGGCCGGGCGGTGCTGGTACCGGCGACGGTCACGACCGCCGACCTGGTGCAGCAGTACCCCGGACTGGACCACGCGATCGCGGAGTCGATGTACGGCATCGAACGCAAGGTCGCACTGGTGTTGCGGGATCTGGAGCCGACGGTGGAGCGCCTGATCGGTGCCGAGCCGGAGTTGCACGGCGAGTTCGACCGGTGGGTCGCCGAGGCACAGTTCCGCATCTCGCTGTTCGTACCCACCTGCGCGCTGGTGGGGATCCTGAGCTGGCGCTTCTCCCCGCTCTACCTGGTCGGCCTGGTCGCACCGGTCGCCCTGCTCCTGGTCGGTCGGCGCGAGCTGGTCAACGCGTACGCGAAGATCGCGATCTGGCTCTCGGCGGGCCGGGTGGGTTCGCCGGTCCTGGACGACATCCTGGCCCAGGTCGACCAGCACGACCCGCAGGCGGAGTCTTCTCCGGCCGCGGACCGTTTCGTGCTGCGTAACCTGCTCGGACCCGAGCCGGTCGGGGTCAATCCCCTCGCCTGGGCCAGAGCCCTGATGCCACGGGCCCGTCGCGGGTACGGCTACGAGTTCGACTAGGCCTGTATCGGAGTCACAGGTTCGCCCGCAAATCCGGCGACATCGGAGACCATCCCCGCCAGGATGGCCGGTATGGAAGAGGTTGAGGTCGTCGTCGCCCACAGCCAGCGCGCGACGCTGCGCGTCGGCGACGTGTTCCTGAAGGTCGACGGCGACCCGGCCCACGCCGACGTCGAGGTGCGGGCGATGGCCATGGCGCCGATACCGACCCCGGCGATCCTCTGGCACGAGCCGCCCGTGCTCGCGATCGCCGCCGTGCCGGGCAAGGCACTCGGCGTCCTCGGCGAACCGTCGGCCGCGTCGCCGGCGGCGTGGGCTGCGGCGGGTGCCGCCATACGGCGACTGCACGATGCGCCGTTGCCGCCGTGGCCGGGCCCGAGGCTCGACGACGTGGCGGCGGAACTCGACGGCGAGTGCGCGTGGCTGCTCGCCAACGCCGTCCTACCCGCCGAGGTGATCCGGCGCAACCGCGAGATCGCCGAGGCCGCGCTCCGGCCGTGGAAACCGGTGTTCATCCACGGCGACCTGCAGATCACCCACGTGTTCGTCGACGGCGACGAGGTCACCGGCGTCATCGACTGGTCCGAGGCCGCCCCCGGCGATGCCATGTTCGACCTCGCCACCCTGACGCTCGGGCACGAGGAACGCCTGGACGACCTGCTTGCCGGCTACGGCGCCGACGCGGACCGGGACGTGATTCGCGCCTGGTGGTCACTGCGCAGTCTGGTGGCGTCGCACTGGCTGATCGAGCACGGCTTCGATCCGGACGCGCCGGGATGCGAATTCGACGTGCTCAGATCCCGGATGCAGGAAACCTAGGGCCTGTATCAGAGCTGGGCCACGCCGCAGCCCGGCCTCGGCTTCGACACAGACCCCGGAACCCGTCCGGCGGTCAGGGCGCGCAAATCAGTGGCGCGGCGCCGCCGCGCGCCATTACCGTGCTGCCGAACCGAGTCGTCCAGTGAAGGACATGCCGTTGTACATCGCGTGAGACCTCCCAAGCGCTGATTTGTCGCGCGTCGCGCCTGTGCGCCGCGCTCCTTCTTGCTGCGGACTTCTCACTGAAACCGGTGTACCTCTGTGCTCAAAAACTGGATGGTCGTGCCCACCCGCCTGCCCCTTGTTCGCCGCCGTTGCCACGCGTGCGCGTCCGAGTTCTTCCGGGCAAGCGGCAAATTTCGCGTCAACGCAAACCACAAGCTCCTCGACGCCTGGCTCCTCGTGCTCTGTACCGCCTGCGGGGAAACCGCAAAGCTCACGGTCCTGGAACGGATGACCGTGCGGTCCGTACGACCCGACCTGCTGGATCGGCTGCACGACAACAACCCCGGCCTGACAGCCGAACTGCTCCAGGATCCCGTCGTGCAGCGACGCAATCGCATCGCCCTCGACTGGGACGACGCCTGGTGTCTCGACACCGGCGGGTCGGATCACCTGGACCACGAGGTGGTCGACGTCTCGGTCCGCTTCGCGGCGCGGATCCCGGTCCGGCCGGTGCGACTGATCGCCGAGGGTTTCGGTCTCTCCCGGGCCGAGGTCGAACGACTGATCGCCGAGGGGAACCTCGTTTCGGCGGTCCGGCTGAGCGGCAAGCTCTCCGGCGACTTCACCTTCACGCTCAAACGCTGAGCCCTGCGTGGGTCCTCGGGCCTGTCCGGCACGGTCGCCGGACAGGCCCGGGTGGCGCCGCGCTGACCAGCGCAGATCTTTGACATGCAGCCATCTGGCTGCCTATTCTTTGGGCAGCCGGATGGCTGCTTGTCCGGGGGAGGGCGAGGTGGCGCGTGGACGAGGTGTTCAAGGCGCTGGCGGATGCCAGCCGTCGCCGGCTGCTCGACAGCCTGAACGCCCGCAACGGCCAGAGCCTGCGTGAGCTCTGCGCCGGGCTGGACATGGCCCGCCAGTCGGTGAGCAAGCACCTGGCGGTCCTGGAGTCGGCCAACCTGGTGACCCCGGTGTGGCGCGGCCGGGAGAAGTTGCACTACCTGAACGCCGCTCCGATCAACGCGATCACCGAACGCTGGATCAGTCAGTACCACCGCGAGCGGGTGCACGTGCTCGCCGACCTGAAGAGGGCACTGGAAGAGGAACCCATGAGCGACCTGGAATTCGTCTACACCAACTACATCAGGACCACCCCGGAACGGCTCTGGCAGGCGCTGACCGATCCGGCCTTCACCAGCCGCTACTGGGGGGTGACGTTCGAGTCCGAGTGGCAGGTCGGTTCGACCGTCGCCTGGAACGTCAACGGCGTACGGATGGCCGACCACGCCCAGGTCGTGCTGGAGGCGGACCCGTACAGCCGGTTGTCGTACACCTGGCACACGATCACGCCGGAGTTCGCCGCCGCCTACGACATGAGCGACGAGTTGGTGGCCAAGATGGCCGGCGAACCGCGTTCGAAGGTCACCTTCACCATCGAACCGGTCGGCGAGATGGTGAAGCTGACCGTCACCCACGACGGTTTCGAGCCCGGCAGCGCCATCCGCGAGGGCATCCAGCAGGGCTGGCCGGAACTGCTCTCCAGCCTGAAGAGCCTGCTGGAGACCGGCGATCCCCTGCCCTCCCCCGACCAGGCCGCCACCCAACCGGCCTGACCGGGAGAGTCGGTCACCTACCCGGCCTCACCGACCGGCGGCAGGTCCGTCGCGACGGGCAGGACCAGGGCGGACGGGAAGTGGACGGAGATCCGCGTCGGCACCAGCCGGGTCGCCGTCGCCGCCGGCTCACCGCTGCCGGTGTTGCGGTTGAATCGCGGGTGGGCACCGCCGCTGATTTGCAGCCGGATCCGGTGCCCGACCGCGAAACGGTACGCGGTGGAGCTCATCGCGACGGTCACCGCCACCGGCCCGGTGGCGCCGGCCGGCAGGCGTACGAGCCCGTCGCAGACGTTGCGGGAACGTCCGCGTACGTCCACGTCGCAGAGCCGGGCGAAGATGTCCGCGTACCCGGTGTCGGTGCCGACCGCCAACTCGGCCGAGACGGGTCCGAGGATCTCGACCGGTTCGGTCAGCGGTTCGGTGGTGAACAGCAGGACGTCGGCGCGGGCCTCCAGGGCGCTGTTGTCCCGCGAACCACCGTCGCGGTTGAGCACCTGGCCACCCCGTGACGGCGTCGGGTCGGACGGGTCGTACCGGAACGACAGCGGCGCCGCCGTCTCCGTCGAGGCCCCGGTGTCCAGCCGACCGTCGGGGTGCAGGTACCAGTGGCGGCCGGGTCCGACCGGGGGCGGCCAGTCGGGCAGGTCGCGCCACTCGTCCGCACCACCGACGTGTACGCGTACGCGGGTCGGGCGCAGTCCGCTCCGGTCCCCGGTGAGATGTGCTCGCAACCAGGCGAGACTCTCCGGGTAGACGTGCGGCCAGCCCTGGTCGAAGGCGGAGGTGTGGGTCCACGGGCCGATGAGCAGGGACGCATCGCAGCCGGCCCGCCGCAGCCGGACGTACTGCTCGATGGTCTGGTCCAGGCAGAGGTCGTGCCACCCGCCCAGGAGGTTGGTCGGCACGGTCAACCGGTCGATAGCGCCGCCGAGGCCGGTCCCCTGCCAGTGTGGATCGTCCCGCTCCGGATGGGTCAGCGGCTCCTCGACGACCGGGGTCCGCTCGCCGACCGCGGGCACGTACGCGTCGATCAGCGGCAGGGTACGGGTGACCTTCCGCAGCCGTCGGGTCAGCCGCAGGGTCGCCCGGAGGAATGCGGATGTCCCCCGGCTCTGCCAGGCCAGGCCGACGCCCGCGACCAGCGCCGTCTCCAGCGCGAAGACGCCGCCCGGCCAGGCGGTGCGGTACGGGTCGTGCGGCGCCACCTGCACCACCATCGCCCGCAGCTCCGGTGGCGGGTCCACGGCCAGGGCCCACTGGGTGTAACCGAGATAGCTCGCGCCGACGGTGCCCAGCACACCGATGAACCAGGGTTGCCCGCGTAACCACGCCACGGCGGCCTGACCGTCGGCGGGCTCGTTGCGCCACCGGGCGAAGTCCCCGGCCGATCCGCCCGATCCACGACAGCTCTGCAGGACGACGTGGAAACCCTGTTCGGCGAAGCGGGCCCCGTACATCGCCGCCCAGGGGAAACCGCGCCCGTACGGCGTACGCAGGAGCAGGGTGGGGAAGTCGCCGTCGGCGAGCGGGAACCAGTGGTCGGCCGGGAGCGGGGTCCCGTCGGCGGCGGGCACCATCAGTCCGGGCTCGTACGCGATCTCGTACGGGGCCGGCGGCAGCCCGCGTTTCAGCATCTTCCGGGCGTACCAGGGTGGTCTGCGTCCGGTGTGTGCGTACGTGTTGGTCGGCACGGCGCCTCGTTTCCACTGGTCGAGGGGGACTTCTCGCAGGTGGGAGCGGTGATGGATTCCCGTACAACGTACTAGAATAGTGGTTGACCATAATGGGCGCCAGACCGCTCGGAGGGAGACACGATGGGCCGCGCACGTACGACCGGCGCAACCCGCGCGGTCGACCCCGAGACACTGTGGCTGCCACCCACCGGCACCCGGCTCGGTCGCCGGCCGACCCACAGCCGGGCCGAGATCACCGCCGCCGCCGTCACGATCGCCGACACCGAGGGTCTGACCGCGCTCACCATGCGCCGGCTCGCGACCGAGGTGGCCGTCGGCGCGATGTCGCTCTACACCTACGTGCCGGACAAGGAAACCCTGCTGGAGCTGATGATCGACCAGGTGGCCGGCGAGCACGATCTCCCCCCGCCCGGCGGCGACTGGCGGGACGACCTGCGCCGGCTCGCGCACGTGCAACGCGACATCATGCGCCGGCATCCCTGGCTACCGTCGGCGCTGGCATCCCGGCAGACCCTCGGGCCGAACACCCTGGCCTCCCTGGAGTACGCGCTCACCGCCCTGCAACCCACCAACCTCGACGGACAGCAGAAGATGGAAGCGTTCGCCCTGCTCACCGGCTTCGTGGCGAGTTACGTCTCGAACGAGGTCGCGCAGGAGCTGAACAGTCGTCGTACCGGCCGGGACCCGCAGGAGACACTCGCCGCCCAGGGCCGCTACCTGCACGCTGTCGTACGCGGCGGCGCGTATCCCCGGCTGGCCGAGGTGCTGGGTACGCTCAGCGGCGGAACGGTGTCCAGCTTCGACCGACTGCTCGACCAACTGCTCAACGGGCTGGTCCCGGTCGGTTGAAGCACCAACGCGACGTGGACATCGACGGGTCAACAACATGACGACCGGGCCGGTAGGCTGCGTCGGTGATTGCCTCGGTAGCCAATCCTGCGGTCAAGCTCCGGTGGGTCGGCCCCCTGGTGTCGATCCAACTGCTCGTCATCGCGGCCTACCTCTACGCCGCCGTCGCGTACCTCGTCAGCGACGCCGCGTACTTTCCGGAACAGTCGCCACCGGGCTGGTCCTGGCCGGCGGTCATCGCCGTCGGTGTGGGTTTTGTCCCGGCCATCATCAGTCTCGCGGTGGCGAGGCCGATCCTGATGTCGCCGCAGTCGCGTCGGGGCGGGTGGACGCCCCTCGCCGTCACCAGTGCCGCGACCCTGCTGATGTTGCTGGTCATGGCCACCCCGCCCGGCTGGGCGCTGTTCGACTGGTACGTGAGCTGAGCACAGCGGCGACCTCACGTCCTTCGGCAGCATTCCCGTACGGCGCTTGACTGAGTCCTGGGAGCGCTCCAGGATCGACCGGGGTCCGCTGCGGGGCGGACGATCGAGCGGGGTGGTGGGCAGATGCTGGCGGCGTTCGGGCTGACCGAGCTGGCGGAGCGGATCTACCTGGAACTCGTGTCCGGGCGGCCCGGCACCCTCGCCGAACTGGCCGGGCGGCTGGGCGTCGACCGGACCGAGGTGTCCCAGGCGTTACGGACCCTGGAGCAACCCGGCCTGGTGCACACCGTCGACGGTCGGTCCGAGGCGACCTCGCCGGACCTCGCCATCGACTCGCTGGTCATGCAGCGGATGCGGGAGCTGCAGGAGGCACGGACCGGGTTACGGGAGTGGTTGCAACGGCAGCGCGCCGCCGAGCCGGTGGACCAGGGCGTACACATGGTGGTCGGCGGGGCGGCGATCGGCAGGACGTTCGACCAGTTCCTGCGCGGGGCGCAGGAGGAGGTGCTGGGCTTCGACCGCCCGCCGTACACGGCCGAGTTCCACGACAACCCGACCGAACACGAGCTGCTCGGCCGGGGCGTACGGTTCCGGGTGGTCTACGACCGGCGGGCGTTGGAGCGGCCCAACGCCAGCGCGCACATCGGCGGCCTGGTCGCCGCCGGGGAGCAGGCCCGGGTCGCGCTCGACGTACCGGGAAAGCTCGCCGTCGCGGACCGTCGGGTCGCCCTGCTCTCCTTTCCCGGACGCACCGGGACCATCGAGCCGTGGGCACTGGTGGTACGCGGAGCCGCCTGGGTCGAGGTGCTGGTCGCCCTCTTCACCGAGGTGTGGGAACGGGCCACCCCGTTGCGGCTGGCGCCGGCGGCGGACGCCCTCGACGACGTGGACCGGTGGAGCATGCCCACCGCCACCGACCGGCAGATCCTCTCCCTGCTGATGACCGGGCTGCCGGACAAGGCGGTCGCCTCGCAACTCGGCATGTCCCTGCGTACGGTGCAGCGCCGTCTGCGGCAGCTGATGGACGTCACCGGCAGCGCCACCCGGATGCAGCTCGGCTGGTTCGTCGCCCGCAACGATTGGTTGTGAACCGCCCCGCCCCCACACGGCGGGGCGGTTCACGTCCTGGGGTGCGGTTGTCAGCCGCGCGGGGTGACCGTGACCGAGATCGTGATCGGTGCGGTCGTGGTCTTGGCGCTGTCACTGCTCACCAGCACGGTGGCGGTGTAGGTGCCCGGAGCCAACCCCGTGGTGTCGACCGTGAGATCGAGCTTGCCCTTCTCCCCCGGATTGACCTGCCCGGACTGCGGGGTCGCCGCCAGCCAGGGCACGTCGCTGTACGCCATCGACCCGTCCACGTGGTAGACGGCGGCGCGGTACGGCTGCCGGTTCGCCTGTCCGACCAGCCACAGGTCACCGTTGTTGTCGAGTTCGATCCCGGCACCGCTGAGCGGGTCCGGATCCGGGTCCGGGATCGAACCGATCGTGGCGCAGGTGTCCGGGTTCATCGCCCAGATCGCCTCGGTGCTGTCCTGGTTGATCCCCCAGAGCACGTTGCGCTGCTCGTTGAGGGCGAGACCGGTGATCCACGGGGTGGTCGGCACGCACTGGCCGAGCACCGCGCCCGGTTCGGCGTGCGACAGCCCGGCCAGGTGCTGGATCTTCCCGTCGCCGGCGAGGTAGAAGGTGTCGTCGGCGGACCGGTAGGCCAGCCCGTAGTAGAGCTTGCCCGCCCACGGGCCGGTGATCGTCTGCTTGACCTCGTAGGTGTCGGGGTCGAAGCAGACGATCGGCAGCGGGTCCACGATGGACATGCTCGGCCCGCACATCAGGTCCTTGCCCGGCACGTACGCCAGGTCGGAGGGCCAGCCGTTCATCGTCACGACGCCCTTGCCGAGTGACCTGCCGGCGGTGTCGAAGCGCTGCATCTGGCCCCAGAAGTAGCTGTCGGAGACCAGCAGTTCGCCGTTGCGGTAGCCGACCCCGTAGGCGTTGTAGAGGTCGGGTATCGGGAACGAGCCGAGCATCCGGCCGGGGGTGGTGACCGGTGGCGTCGGGGAGTCGATCTCCCTGGCGGTCCAGTTCGCCGGCAGACCGCCGTGGTTGTTCAGGTTGACCGACACGCTCCGGGTTCCACCGGCCGGCGCGGTCACCGCCACGCTGCTCTTCGCGGCGAGCAGCAGCGGGGTACGCAACGCGAGATCCTGCTTCTGCATCACCGCCTCGGCGACCGTGAGCGTCACCGCCGGCAGGTCGTACCCGGACCTGGCGGCACCGACCGACACCTCACCGGCCGGCACCTCCACCTGGTAGAAACCGTCCGCGTCGGAGGTCGCGGTGACCGGAGCCGCCCCGGCCGGGCTGATCCGTACGGTCGCGCCGGCCAGCGGTTGACGGTCGTTGGCGTCGGTGACGGTGCCGCGTACCAGGCCGGTGCCGGGGACGCGGAAGGTGACCGCTGCGGCCTCGTCGAGCACCGGGGCGTCGACCGAGTACGTCA of the Micromonospora sp. NBC_01796 genome contains:
- a CDS encoding phosphatase PAP2 family protein — translated: MAVLYGVMVGLGLLVTKVLDDVWPLTVEDTVNRQLEAERSGTANGVSLVFSTIASTPAIIAVTAVVACVLALTLRRWREPAFLIGAVTAQALIFLFTTLAIDRPRPAVEHMDVSPPTSSFPSGHTSAAVALYCGLALVLALRARRTSTKVAWWSLLVAVPIGVALTRMYRGMHHPSDVVGSFVNAGTCIVIMARGVLDRTVRWGREHVPGRRTARNRQRVSAGTT
- a CDS encoding phosphotransferase family protein, with the translated sequence MEEVEVVVAHSQRATLRVGDVFLKVDGDPAHADVEVRAMAMAPIPTPAILWHEPPVLAIAAVPGKALGVLGEPSAASPAAWAAAGAAIRRLHDAPLPPWPGPRLDDVAAELDGECAWLLANAVLPAEVIRRNREIAEAALRPWKPVFIHGDLQITHVFVDGDEVTGVIDWSEAAPGDAMFDLATLTLGHEERLDDLLAGYGADADRDVIRAWWSLRSLVASHWLIEHGFDPDAPGCEFDVLRSRMQET
- a CDS encoding DUF1062 domain-containing protein, which gives rise to MVVPTRLPLVRRRCHACASEFFRASGKFRVNANHKLLDAWLLVLCTACGETAKLTVLERMTVRSVRPDLLDRLHDNNPGLTAELLQDPVVQRRNRIALDWDDAWCLDTGGSDHLDHEVVDVSVRFAARIPVRPVRLIAEGFGLSRAEVERLIAEGNLVSAVRLSGKLSGDFTFTLKR
- a CDS encoding ArsR/SmtB family transcription factor yields the protein MDEVFKALADASRRRLLDSLNARNGQSLRELCAGLDMARQSVSKHLAVLESANLVTPVWRGREKLHYLNAAPINAITERWISQYHRERVHVLADLKRALEEEPMSDLEFVYTNYIRTTPERLWQALTDPAFTSRYWGVTFESEWQVGSTVAWNVNGVRMADHAQVVLEADPYSRLSYTWHTITPEFAAAYDMSDELVAKMAGEPRSKVTFTIEPVGEMVKLTVTHDGFEPGSAIREGIQQGWPELLSSLKSLLETGDPLPSPDQAATQPA
- a CDS encoding CocE/NonD family hydrolase; the encoded protein is MPTNTYAHTGRRPPWYARKMLKRGLPPAPYEIAYEPGLMVPAADGTPLPADHWFPLADGDFPTLLLRTPYGRGFPWAAMYGARFAEQGFHVVLQSCRGSGGSAGDFARWRNEPADGQAAVAWLRGQPWFIGVLGTVGASYLGYTQWALAVDPPPELRAMVVQVAPHDPYRTAWPGGVFALETALVAGVGLAWQSRGTSAFLRATLRLTRRLRKVTRTLPLIDAYVPAVGERTPVVEEPLTHPERDDPHWQGTGLGGAIDRLTVPTNLLGGWHDLCLDQTIEQYVRLRRAGCDASLLIGPWTHTSAFDQGWPHVYPESLAWLRAHLTGDRSGLRPTRVRVHVGGADEWRDLPDWPPPVGPGRHWYLHPDGRLDTGASTETAAPLSFRYDPSDPTPSRGGQVLNRDGGSRDNSALEARADVLLFTTEPLTEPVEILGPVSAELAVGTDTGYADIFARLCDVDVRGRSRNVCDGLVRLPAGATGPVAVTVAMSSTAYRFAVGHRIRLQISGGAHPRFNRNTGSGEPAATATRLVPTRISVHFPSALVLPVATDLPPVGEAG
- a CDS encoding TetR/AcrR family transcriptional regulator, translated to MGRARTTGATRAVDPETLWLPPTGTRLGRRPTHSRAEITAAAVTIADTEGLTALTMRRLATEVAVGAMSLYTYVPDKETLLELMIDQVAGEHDLPPPGGDWRDDLRRLAHVQRDIMRRHPWLPSALASRQTLGPNTLASLEYALTALQPTNLDGQQKMEAFALLTGFVASYVSNEVAQELNSRRTGRDPQETLAAQGRYLHAVVRGGAYPRLAEVLGTLSGGTVSSFDRLLDQLLNGLVPVG
- a CDS encoding helix-turn-helix domain-containing protein; translation: MLAAFGLTELAERIYLELVSGRPGTLAELAGRLGVDRTEVSQALRTLEQPGLVHTVDGRSEATSPDLAIDSLVMQRMRELQEARTGLREWLQRQRAAEPVDQGVHMVVGGAAIGRTFDQFLRGAQEEVLGFDRPPYTAEFHDNPTEHELLGRGVRFRVVYDRRALERPNASAHIGGLVAAGEQARVALDVPGKLAVADRRVALLSFPGRTGTIEPWALVVRGAAWVEVLVALFTEVWERATPLRLAPAADALDDVDRWSMPTATDRQILSLLMTGLPDKAVASQLGMSLRTVQRRLRQLMDVTGSATRMQLGWFVARNDWL